A genome region from Thermococcus onnurineus NA1 includes the following:
- the truD gene encoding tRNA pseudouridine(13) synthase TruD produces the protein MDYREFFSQFKYLSEKPGIGGRIKAQPEDFIVMEEPLRSAFDGKKYAIFLLKKRNWDTMAAVKEIAKRAGISYKDIGFAGTKDRHAVTYQYISVPRDAKEKVEAVRIKDIELRFVSYGRALKLGHLLGNRFKIIVRDVDESAFERTKEIVRELRSKGGFPNYFGYQRFGERRVTNHLIGKLLLKGDFEGAARLFLGAHGGGMEGDEARKNFWETGDVNRALEEFPGFLRYERAMLYRYKETGSWRKAFLSLPLPIMRIFIHAYQSYLFNLYISRRIEEGLPLNEALVGDIVVQIKGGIPYRDRTYRVTETNIDFVKEKIRKDEAMVSGPLFGFSMRRARGVPGRLEEELLAEENLSLKDFKRLPKPMAEPGGRRELLIRPLGLTYGYVPSVGMCFRFFLPKGVYATSVLREIMKDH, from the coding sequence ATGGACTACCGTGAGTTCTTCTCCCAGTTCAAGTATTTGAGTGAAAAGCCCGGGATAGGTGGGAGAATAAAAGCCCAGCCGGAGGACTTCATCGTTATGGAAGAGCCTCTGAGGAGTGCCTTTGATGGCAAAAAATATGCGATTTTCCTCCTCAAAAAGCGCAACTGGGATACGATGGCGGCAGTGAAGGAGATAGCCAAACGTGCTGGAATCTCTTATAAGGACATCGGCTTCGCGGGAACGAAAGACAGACATGCCGTGACTTATCAGTACATCAGCGTGCCGCGAGATGCGAAGGAAAAAGTTGAGGCTGTTCGAATCAAAGACATCGAACTCCGCTTTGTTTCCTATGGGAGAGCTCTCAAACTTGGCCACCTACTTGGGAACCGCTTTAAAATCATCGTTCGCGACGTTGACGAGAGCGCCTTCGAGAGAACGAAGGAAATAGTGAGAGAGCTCCGCTCGAAGGGAGGCTTCCCCAACTACTTTGGTTATCAGCGCTTCGGTGAGAGACGTGTTACCAACCATCTGATTGGAAAGCTCCTTCTGAAGGGAGACTTTGAAGGTGCCGCAAGGCTCTTTCTTGGCGCCCATGGAGGGGGAATGGAAGGGGATGAGGCCAGAAAGAACTTCTGGGAGACCGGGGACGTGAACAGGGCCCTTGAAGAATTTCCCGGATTCCTCCGCTATGAAAGGGCGATGCTTTACAGGTACAAGGAAACCGGGAGCTGGCGGAAAGCCTTCCTCTCGCTTCCGCTGCCCATAATGCGTATCTTCATCCACGCCTATCAGTCATACCTCTTTAATCTCTACATCTCCCGGAGAATCGAAGAGGGACTCCCCTTGAATGAGGCTCTGGTTGGAGACATCGTCGTCCAGATTAAAGGGGGTATCCCCTACCGCGACAGAACCTACCGCGTCACAGAGACGAACATCGACTTTGTGAAGGAAAAAATCCGCAAGGACGAAGCCATGGTTTCGGGACCGCTTTTTGGCTTCTCGATGAGACGAGCCAGGGGCGTCCCGGGAAGGCTTGAAGAGGAGCTCCTCGCTGAGGAAAACCTCTCACTAAAAGACTTCAAGAGACTCCCGAAGCCAATGGCTGAGCCTGGCGGGAGGAGGGAGCTCCTCATAAGGCCCCTCGGCCTGACTTACGGCTATGTTCCGAGCGTAGGGATGTGCTTCCGCTTTTTCCTGCCCAAGGGGGTTTACGCCACGAGCGTTCTGAGGGAGATAATGAAAGATCATTAG
- a CDS encoding 30S ribosomal protein S8e, with translation MAIWQGRSLRKPSGGRIILARKKRKRELGREPAFTKVAEGREKKKIIRTYGGNRKVRLIEALYANVFDGGKGKKVKVLRVVENPANRQYVRRNIITKGAIIETEIGRAIVTSRPGQHGVVNAVLIKEENA, from the coding sequence ATGGCTATCTGGCAGGGAAGGTCACTCAGGAAGCCTTCAGGTGGAAGGATTATCCTCGCTAGGAAGAAGAGGAAGAGGGAGCTTGGAAGGGAGCCCGCTTTCACGAAAGTTGCCGAGGGCAGGGAAAAGAAGAAGATAATCAGAACCTACGGCGGCAACAGGAAGGTCAGGCTCATTGAGGCCCTCTACGCCAATGTCTTCGACGGTGGCAAGGGCAAGAAGGTTAAGGTACTCAGAGTCGTTGAGAACCCGGCCAACAGGCAGTACGTCAGGAGGAACATCATCACCAAGGGTGCCATCATCGAGACTGAGATCGGCAGGGCCATCGTTACCAGCAGGCCCGGCCAGCACGGCGTCGTTAACGCCGTCCTCATCAAGGAGGAAAACGCCTGA
- the pyrG gene encoding glutamine hydrolyzing CTP synthase, translating into MAKFIFVTGGVVSGLGKGITSASLGMLMKARGFKTTNIKIDPYLNYDAGTMNPYQHGEVFVLDDGGEVDLDLGNYERFLDTSLTFDHNITTGKIYSAVIEKERRGDYLGATVQVIPHITNEIKERIREIARDYDVVVVEIGGTVGDIESMPFLEAARQMQLEEGRDNVAFVHVTYVPKLRVVGEQKTKPTQHSVKELRSLGIQPDAIVARSEDPLEESARRKISLFTNVPPEAVISAYDVEDTYEVPLMLEKEGLARYITKRLGLPEREPELDAWREMVERYKSLTDTVEIAIVGKYVKLSDSYLSIKEALKHSGVANGVKVKIRWVEAEDVEKHGVKLLEGVDGIIVPGGFGARGTEGKMMAIRYARENDIPFLGICFGFQLTVVEFARNVLGLKGAHSTEIDPQTPYPVVDLMPEQRGLDKLGGTMRLGAYPVKIKPNTLARELYGRELIYERHRHRWEVNPEFIERFEKAGLVFSGVAGDDERRMEILELPEKRYFIATQFHPEFKSRPMNPAPVFRGLVKAAKEKKFGD; encoded by the coding sequence ATGGCCAAGTTCATATTCGTAACCGGCGGTGTGGTTAGCGGTCTTGGAAAGGGTATAACCAGTGCTTCTCTTGGCATGCTCATGAAGGCCAGGGGTTTCAAGACGACGAACATTAAAATCGACCCTTACCTAAACTACGACGCTGGAACTATGAATCCCTATCAGCATGGTGAGGTCTTCGTCCTTGACGATGGCGGAGAGGTTGACCTCGACCTCGGCAACTACGAGCGCTTCTTGGACACAAGCCTTACCTTCGACCATAACATCACCACCGGCAAGATTTACTCGGCCGTCATTGAGAAGGAAAGAAGAGGGGATTACCTCGGCGCCACCGTTCAGGTCATACCGCACATCACCAACGAGATAAAGGAGCGCATAAGGGAGATAGCGAGGGACTACGATGTCGTCGTCGTTGAAATAGGCGGAACCGTCGGCGATATTGAGAGCATGCCGTTCCTTGAGGCGGCAAGGCAGATGCAGCTTGAGGAAGGCAGGGATAACGTTGCCTTCGTGCATGTAACCTACGTCCCCAAGCTCCGCGTTGTCGGTGAGCAGAAGACCAAGCCGACCCAGCACAGCGTCAAGGAGCTCAGAAGCTTGGGAATCCAGCCCGATGCCATAGTTGCCCGTTCCGAAGACCCACTCGAGGAGAGTGCAAGGAGGAAGATAAGCCTTTTCACAAACGTTCCACCGGAGGCCGTTATAAGCGCCTACGACGTCGAGGACACTTACGAGGTTCCACTCATGCTTGAAAAGGAGGGTCTTGCAAGATACATCACCAAGAGGCTCGGTCTCCCTGAGAGGGAGCCCGAGCTAGATGCTTGGCGCGAGATGGTGGAGAGGTACAAGTCCCTCACTGACACCGTCGAGATAGCCATCGTTGGTAAATACGTCAAGCTCTCCGACTCGTATCTCAGCATAAAGGAAGCCCTGAAGCACTCTGGCGTGGCCAACGGCGTCAAGGTCAAGATCCGCTGGGTAGAGGCAGAAGACGTTGAGAAACATGGGGTTAAGCTCCTTGAGGGTGTGGATGGCATAATAGTGCCTGGGGGCTTTGGAGCAAGGGGAACCGAGGGCAAGATGATGGCGATAAGGTACGCGAGGGAGAACGACATCCCGTTCCTCGGCATATGCTTCGGCTTCCAGCTGACGGTTGTCGAGTTTGCGAGGAACGTTCTCGGCCTCAAAGGGGCACACTCGACGGAGATCGACCCGCAGACACCCTATCCCGTCGTTGACCTCATGCCGGAACAGAGGGGCCTCGACAAGCTCGGCGGCACCATGCGCCTTGGTGCTTATCCGGTCAAGATAAAGCCAAACACCCTCGCAAGGGAGCTCTATGGCAGGGAGCTCATCTACGAGCGCCACAGGCACAGGTGGGAGGTCAATCCCGAGTTCATCGAGCGCTTCGAGAAAGCTGGCCTCGTCTTCAGCGGCGTAGCGGGAGACGACGAGAGGAGGATGGAGATACTCGAGCTTCCGGAAAAGCGCTACTTCATAGCAACGCAGTTCCATCCCGAGTTCAAGTCGAGGCCGATGAATCCGGCGCCTGTCTTCAGGGGGCTCGTAAAAGCAGCAAAAGAAAAGAAGTTTGGGGATTAA
- the pth2 gene encoding peptidyl-tRNA hydrolase Pth2: MFRYKQVMVIRKDLKLSKGKMAVQVAHGAVTAALKVQKEKPEWFKAWFHEGQKKVVVKAENERELFELKAHAEKLGIPTALIRDAGLTEIPPGTITCLAVGPAPEELVDKVTGHLKLV; this comes from the coding sequence TCATTAGGAAGGATCTGAAGCTCAGCAAGGGTAAAATGGCGGTTCAAGTCGCCCATGGTGCGGTGACGGCTGCTCTAAAAGTCCAGAAGGAGAAGCCAGAGTGGTTCAAGGCATGGTTCCATGAGGGACAGAAGAAGGTCGTGGTCAAGGCTGAGAACGAGAGGGAGCTCTTCGAACTGAAGGCCCATGCGGAAAAGCTGGGCATACCAACGGCACTTATCAGGGACGCGGGGCTGACGGAGATTCCCCCGGGAACAATAACCTGTTTGGCGGTAGGGCCCGCTCCAGAGGAGCTCGTTGATAAGGTTACTGGGCATTTAAAGCTGGTGTGA
- a CDS encoding NOG1 family protein has translation MKNPFEKMPTVLTADELIDKAFRRAEKAASAFTPKGNRVMKARQREELRVRTVSNVVRDNLRKILDRTPGVSTLPKFYQDLVDTLVDRDQFHRSLAHVNWAIKTIRNLEQRYVEKIRYSREPEEIAKLRRQFYGRVADVIKEIGDDLEYLNQARNVLKDLPVVDLELPTVVIAGHPNVGKSTLLRALTNAKPEVASYPFTTKGINVGQFEEHYLKYQVIDTPGLLDRPLSERNEIERQAILALKHLGRVIVYIFDPSEYCGFPIEEQMHLFEEIYEEFKDFPFIVVLNKVDIADEEKIRQVEEFVKSKGLKPLRISALNGEGLNELKRRVIELVQPMVEEQARKIMENELRKFREEEF, from the coding sequence ATGAAGAACCCATTCGAGAAGATGCCAACTGTCCTTACTGCTGACGAGCTCATCGATAAAGCCTTCCGAAGGGCTGAAAAAGCCGCCTCAGCATTTACCCCCAAGGGCAACCGGGTAATGAAAGCTCGGCAGAGGGAGGAGCTCAGGGTTAGAACGGTCTCCAATGTTGTGAGGGACAATCTCAGAAAGATACTCGACAGAACGCCGGGCGTTTCGACGCTTCCGAAGTTCTACCAGGACCTGGTTGATACGCTCGTTGACCGGGACCAGTTCCACCGCTCGCTGGCTCACGTCAACTGGGCGATAAAGACTATAAGGAACCTTGAGCAGAGATACGTTGAAAAGATACGCTACTCCAGAGAACCTGAAGAAATAGCCAAGCTTAGAAGGCAGTTCTACGGAAGAGTTGCAGACGTTATTAAAGAGATAGGAGACGACCTTGAGTACCTCAACCAGGCAAGGAACGTTCTCAAAGATTTACCGGTCGTTGATCTGGAACTTCCAACCGTTGTCATAGCCGGCCACCCAAACGTTGGCAAGAGTACTCTGCTGAGGGCCCTGACTAACGCGAAGCCTGAAGTTGCCAGCTACCCGTTCACCACAAAGGGCATAAATGTCGGCCAGTTCGAGGAACACTACCTTAAGTACCAGGTCATTGATACCCCAGGACTGCTCGACAGGCCGCTGAGCGAGAGGAACGAAATCGAGAGGCAGGCAATTCTCGCTTTGAAGCACCTTGGGAGAGTGATAGTCTATATATTCGACCCGTCAGAGTACTGCGGCTTCCCCATTGAGGAGCAGATGCACCTCTTCGAGGAAATCTACGAGGAGTTCAAAGACTTCCCGTTTATAGTTGTCCTCAACAAGGTGGATATCGCCGACGAGGAGAAGATTAGGCAGGTCGAGGAGTTCGTTAAGAGTAAAGGCCTTAAGCCGCTGAGAATTTCAGCGCTGAACGGCGAGGGGCTGAACGAGCTCAAGAGGCGCGTCATAGAGCTGGTACAGCCAATGGTCGAGGAGCAGGCGCGGAAAATAATGGAGAATGAACTGAGGAAGTTCAGGGAAGAAGAATTCTAG
- a CDS encoding MATE family efflux transporter, translating into MPISTNDLIRTLNSWKFWAVLLLAILVTYVLFFPIFKPLMEDYSELKSFEMQMVKEHDAMVCHQIYSMNSGIFERINATCDNEYYRPNISTTTYKGLVVYRDTYEKFQDARRRTLDDLHKVIPLLPLLAVLMLYFNYVLVDTEYLLMKGTEPALRDALLKGLNSIPGLIIAELTTLLAVFLIGVILAVSLAAIFGELGIMLVAFLIMPALSLVTPTYYFTRLVIPIEEILRTAKRCPGGYTVLGLLIMIVGWLFEAAYTHYLGIWSAAILALLGLVKYMLDSLAALVVYLGGTEGEKTG; encoded by the coding sequence ATGCCAATTTCAACTAACGATCTAATTAGAACTCTCAATAGTTGGAAGTTCTGGGCAGTCCTGCTGCTGGCCATTCTCGTGACCTATGTCTTGTTCTTCCCTATCTTCAAGCCCCTTATGGAAGATTACAGCGAGCTGAAGTCCTTTGAGATGCAAATGGTGAAGGAGCACGATGCAATGGTCTGCCACCAGATATACTCAATGAATTCCGGCATCTTTGAGAGAATCAATGCGACCTGTGATAACGAATACTACCGTCCCAACATCTCGACAACAACATACAAAGGTTTGGTGGTTTACAGGGACACATACGAGAAGTTTCAAGATGCTAGGAGAAGAACACTGGATGATCTTCACAAGGTGATTCCACTTCTTCCCCTCCTGGCGGTTCTGATGCTGTACTTCAACTACGTTCTCGTTGACACGGAATACCTCCTCATGAAGGGCACAGAGCCGGCCCTTAGAGATGCCCTCTTGAAGGGACTCAACTCAATTCCTGGGCTTATTATAGCGGAGTTGACGACCCTGCTGGCGGTGTTTCTAATCGGCGTCATCCTCGCAGTATCTTTAGCAGCGATTTTCGGCGAGCTTGGAATAATGCTGGTGGCTTTCCTGATAATGCCCGCACTCTCACTGGTGACCCCCACCTACTACTTCACGCGCCTTGTTATCCCTATAGAGGAGATTCTAAGAACCGCCAAAAGATGCCCCGGTGGATACACCGTGCTTGGTCTTCTAATTATGATCGTCGGCTGGCTGTTCGAGGCGGCTTATACTCATTACCTAGGCATTTGGAGCGCGGCAATTCTGGCGCTGCTTGGTCTCGTGAAGTACATGTTGGACAGTCTTGCGGCTCTCGTTGTTTATCTCGGCGGAACTGAGGGAGAAAAGACAGGATAG
- a CDS encoding M20 metallopeptidase family protein, translating to MNPIEEALKIKDEIIAWRRDFHMHPELKYEEERTSRIVEEHLREWGYKIKRVGTGIIGDIGEGEKTIALRADMDALPVQEENDVPYRSRIPGKMHACGHDAHTAMLLGAAKIIAEHADELGGKVRLIFQPAEEGGNGALKMIEGGALDGVDAIFGFHVWMDLPSGIIGIRDGPFLAGAGFFEAKVIGKGGHGASPHEAIDPIPIAAETVLALQTIVSRNVNPIETGVVSVTAINGGTTFNVIPEEVTLKGTFRYYKPEVGEMIKKRMAEIIEGVAKTHGARAEFSINDLVPPTINDKAMADFARKVAEKYRLRHGDVAMSMGAEDFAYYLQRVPGAFLALGIRNEGKGIVHPHHHPKFDVDEDVLHLGTAMEVALAFEFLKD from the coding sequence ATGAACCCCATTGAAGAGGCCCTGAAAATTAAAGACGAGATAATAGCCTGGAGAAGAGACTTTCATATGCATCCAGAGCTAAAATACGAAGAGGAACGGACTTCCAGAATCGTCGAGGAGCACCTTCGTGAGTGGGGATACAAAATAAAGCGCGTCGGCACTGGGATAATAGGGGACATCGGCGAGGGAGAGAAGACTATAGCCCTCCGCGCGGATATGGACGCTCTGCCTGTCCAGGAAGAGAACGACGTTCCCTACAGGTCGAGAATTCCCGGAAAGATGCACGCCTGCGGCCACGATGCTCACACTGCCATGCTCCTCGGGGCGGCGAAGATAATAGCAGAGCATGCGGACGAGCTGGGTGGAAAGGTTCGCCTAATCTTCCAGCCGGCAGAGGAAGGTGGCAACGGGGCACTGAAGATGATAGAGGGAGGAGCTCTCGATGGAGTCGATGCCATCTTTGGCTTCCACGTCTGGATGGATCTGCCCAGCGGAATAATAGGCATCAGAGACGGACCGTTTTTGGCAGGAGCTGGCTTTTTCGAAGCGAAGGTAATCGGAAAGGGCGGACATGGTGCTTCTCCCCACGAGGCAATTGACCCCATACCAATAGCCGCTGAAACCGTTCTGGCCCTTCAGACGATAGTGAGCAGGAACGTTAACCCAATCGAGACGGGAGTTGTTAGCGTTACGGCCATAAACGGCGGGACAACCTTCAACGTTATTCCCGAGGAAGTTACCCTAAAAGGAACCTTCCGCTACTACAAGCCAGAGGTTGGAGAGATGATAAAGAAAAGGATGGCCGAGATAATAGAAGGCGTTGCCAAAACCCATGGCGCACGAGCCGAGTTCAGCATCAACGACCTCGTTCCGCCAACGATAAACGACAAGGCAATGGCGGACTTCGCGAGAAAGGTGGCCGAGAAGTACCGCCTCAGGCACGGCGATGTCGCGATGTCGATGGGCGCAGAAGACTTTGCCTACTATCTCCAGAGGGTTCCGGGGGCTTTCTTGGCGCTTGGAATAAGGAACGAGGGGAAGGGAATAGTTCATCCCCACCACCATCCGAAGTTCGACGTTGATGAGGACGTCCTTCACCTCGGAACAGCGATGGAAGTGGCCTTGGCGTTTGAGTTTCTGAAGGATTAA
- a CDS encoding membrane protein: protein MGAIDAFTKTFSIVLANKRLYLLVLAMALILALLSIYLIPSDFEYTYNQTSIQKGNVIVEEYGTPITEDEMDILIEFFKGLMIYLIITIVLSSIVEYGITKGIFTYLNDEDYSLSELLADGLKHFPGVLVINIIYSLIMLVFISVATIPMVVGALFLPAGAVLILIGVVLLFLVLAFTLGLSSMAIPLYADKGTIGAAFEAFGLGFRNVLSTVGFGALLGVAAIGIAIIASPLAFIIQLTLPENLAPYVSAFVQAPLDALLYFFLWAGGVAFYRELQRMEELKKVDEELVGLGIEI from the coding sequence ATGGGAGCGATAGATGCTTTTACAAAGACCTTCTCGATAGTTCTCGCCAACAAAAGGCTTTACCTACTCGTCCTGGCAATGGCGCTCATCCTAGCCCTGCTGTCAATATACCTCATACCAAGTGACTTTGAGTACACATACAATCAGACCTCCATCCAAAAGGGCAATGTCATAGTTGAGGAATACGGGACGCCGATAACGGAAGATGAGATGGACATATTGATTGAGTTTTTCAAAGGCCTGATGATTTACCTCATCATAACCATCGTTCTAAGTTCAATCGTTGAGTACGGGATAACAAAGGGTATTTTCACGTACCTTAACGATGAGGACTACAGCCTCAGCGAACTGCTTGCGGATGGACTCAAACATTTTCCGGGAGTGCTGGTGATAAACATAATCTATAGCCTCATAATGCTCGTTTTCATAAGCGTCGCGACCATTCCAATGGTTGTGGGGGCGCTGTTCCTCCCGGCTGGAGCCGTGCTCATACTGATTGGCGTGGTTCTTTTGTTCTTGGTTCTGGCCTTCACTTTGGGACTCTCATCTATGGCAATCCCCCTCTACGCGGACAAGGGCACCATAGGGGCCGCCTTCGAGGCATTCGGCTTAGGGTTCAGGAACGTCCTCTCAACCGTTGGATTCGGCGCCCTGCTGGGTGTCGCAGCCATAGGCATCGCCATCATAGCCAGCCCTCTGGCCTTCATAATCCAGCTCACGCTTCCGGAGAACCTGGCTCCCTACGTTTCAGCCTTCGTGCAGGCACCCTTAGACGCCCTGCTATACTTCTTCCTCTGGGCCGGCGGGGTTGCCTTCTACAGGGAGCTCCAGAGAATGGAAGAGCTGAAAAAAGTTGATGAAGAGCTGGTAGGGCTGGGAATAGAAATTTAA
- a CDS encoding DUF357 domain-containing protein, whose product MEREITEEKLQKYFRITEEALRTLEIAVHEKSLLRSVAEDFLTMARSYFEDAKYYYKKGDYVTAFAALNYAHGFIDAGVRLGVFRGEDDRLFAFG is encoded by the coding sequence GTGGAGCGAGAGATAACCGAGGAAAAGCTCCAGAAGTACTTTAGAATCACTGAGGAGGCGCTTAGGACGCTTGAGATAGCTGTCCACGAAAAGAGTCTTTTGAGGAGCGTTGCGGAGGACTTCCTCACTATGGCGAGGAGCTATTTTGAAGACGCTAAATACTACTACAAGAAAGGCGACTATGTAACGGCTTTCGCCGCGCTCAACTACGCCCACGGCTTTATCGATGCTGGGGTAAGGCTCGGAGTCTTTAGGGGAGAAGACGATAGGCTATTTGCTTTTGGCTGA
- a CDS encoding phosphoglycolate phosphatase has protein sequence MIKAISLDIDGTITYPDRRLHEDALKAIRLAESLGVPVMLVTGNSVPFAEAMAIMIGITGPVVAEDGGALSVKDGRLRKRIYLTTMDEEWILWSEIKRRYPEAVLSFSMPERKAGLVILRTIPVEAVRALIEELGLNLIAVDSGFAIHIKKPWINKGAGIEKACEILGISPKEVAHVGDGENDLDAFRVVGYRVAVGQAPETLKAEADYVTQATYGKGGAEAVMHILRKFGYLGD, from the coding sequence ATGATTAAAGCCATATCCCTAGACATTGATGGCACCATCACCTATCCCGACAGGCGGCTTCACGAGGATGCTCTAAAGGCCATAAGGCTCGCCGAGAGCCTCGGTGTCCCAGTCATGCTTGTCACGGGCAATTCCGTGCCGTTTGCTGAGGCAATGGCAATAATGATAGGAATCACAGGCCCGGTCGTGGCCGAAGATGGCGGTGCTCTCTCGGTAAAGGACGGCCGCTTGAGAAAGAGGATATACCTCACAACGATGGACGAGGAGTGGATCCTCTGGAGCGAGATAAAGAGGCGCTATCCCGAGGCGGTTCTCAGCTTCTCAATGCCCGAAAGAAAGGCGGGTCTCGTCATACTGCGTACGATTCCAGTTGAGGCTGTTAGGGCACTCATTGAGGAGCTTGGACTCAACCTCATAGCAGTGGATTCTGGCTTCGCGATACACATCAAGAAGCCCTGGATAAACAAGGGGGCGGGCATAGAGAAGGCCTGCGAGATTCTCGGCATAAGTCCGAAAGAAGTTGCTCACGTTGGCGACGGCGAGAACGACCTCGATGCGTTCCGCGTGGTTGGTTATCGCGTGGCCGTCGGGCAGGCCCCAGAGACACTGAAAGCTGAAGCCGACTATGTGACGCAGGCGACCTATGGCAAGGGAGGGGCGGAAGCGGTGATGCACATCCTCAGGAAGTTCGGATATCTAGGTGATTGA
- a CDS encoding DUF555 domain-containing protein: MGDYVVVLEAPIIVRDVETSEDAINVAVSKVAKALNKEKLDFVRVEIGYSQCPVCGAHFESAFVIGSVGLVGMYLTIKVYNAQTIEHAERIAKAVIGKALKKVPLKVYEIRELTEEEEGEGVEFEE; the protein is encoded by the coding sequence ATGGGAGATTACGTAGTCGTTTTGGAGGCGCCGATTATAGTCAGGGATGTCGAAACGAGTGAGGATGCCATAAACGTTGCTGTCTCGAAGGTTGCCAAAGCGCTCAACAAGGAAAAGCTTGACTTCGTGAGGGTGGAGATTGGTTACTCCCAGTGCCCGGTCTGCGGCGCCCACTTCGAGAGCGCTTTCGTGATCGGTTCGGTCGGACTCGTAGGCATGTACCTCACGATTAAGGTTTACAATGCCCAGACCATAGAGCACGCCGAGAGGATAGCGAAGGCCGTCATCGGGAAGGCCCTCAAGAAGGTTCCGCTCAAGGTTTATGAAATTAGGGAGCTGACAGAAGAGGAAGAGGGTGAAGGAGTGGAGTTTGAGGAATGA
- a CDS encoding zinc ribbon domain-containing protein, producing MENEYSRAEKILATLFVIFLLLASINFLRELERIPAEPDYSDYQAKYGLDELLDNQSRLLTLERELFKTYQATEDNLTEAERVYLFKREEYRLAIESGNVTEELRQEYLQAKENYERAYARYLAAKGAYEDVHQQLVELNARIGELSAKTWDEYNLEYQIYRLKVLALKLLFALPIFIISFLLFRKRRNIYTTSLIAYSSLLLIYLILSAIWSTIQMIGLSLFGAGASAAALYYLRKEYFKPGRVYKRRIGQNRCYRCGFPVKDDYLYCPNCGAKLKEKCENCGAMRPLYLEFCPYCGVKVEKMGEES from the coding sequence ATGGAGAATGAATATTCCCGAGCTGAGAAGATACTTGCAACCCTTTTTGTCATTTTCCTCCTTCTGGCGAGCATCAACTTTCTTCGAGAGCTTGAACGTATTCCCGCGGAGCCAGACTATTCTGATTACCAGGCCAAGTATGGACTAGACGAGCTCCTCGACAATCAGAGCAGGCTACTTACCCTGGAACGGGAGCTATTCAAAACGTATCAAGCGACCGAGGACAACCTGACTGAGGCGGAGAGGGTTTACCTCTTCAAGCGCGAGGAGTACCGCCTGGCCATTGAGAGTGGCAATGTCACGGAGGAGCTGAGGCAGGAATACCTTCAGGCAAAGGAGAACTACGAAAGGGCATACGCGAGGTATCTGGCGGCTAAAGGGGCTTATGAGGATGTTCACCAGCAGCTGGTGGAGCTTAATGCGCGTATAGGCGAATTGAGTGCAAAAACCTGGGACGAGTACAATCTGGAGTATCAGATTTACAGACTCAAAGTTCTGGCGCTAAAGCTCCTCTTCGCTCTGCCGATTTTCATAATCTCGTTCCTGCTCTTCAGAAAGCGCAGGAACATCTACACAACCTCTTTAATAGCCTACTCTTCACTGCTGCTCATCTACCTAATCCTCTCAGCGATATGGAGCACTATCCAGATGATAGGGCTGAGTCTCTTCGGAGCAGGAGCTTCAGCTGCGGCGCTCTACTACCTGAGGAAGGAGTACTTCAAGCCTGGGAGGGTTTACAAGCGCAGGATAGGACAGAACAGGTGCTACCGCTGCGGATTTCCGGTTAAGGATGACTACCTCTACTGCCCCAACTGCGGGGCAAAGCTGAAGGAAAAGTGCGAGAACTGTGGGGCCATGAGACCGCTCTATCTGGAGTTCTGCCCCTACTGCGGCGTCAAGGTTGAGAAGATGGGAGAAGAGAGCTAG